The segment CAGGGCGTATTCGTCGTGGTGGACGTCAATGGCATAGGTCGGGGGTACGGTGTGCTGCTTTTGTCTCTCACAGGGGATAGCGCTCATGTGGAATTCGGCGTGGACCCTCGCTATCAGCGCAAGGGCATTGGTGGCGCGCTACTCGACGAGATCTTGCGTGCTGGTTGCCGTATCGGGCCAAAGCTCAAACGCGTCAAGGCAGTATGTCATCAAGATAACGAGGGCTGCATCCGGTTGCTAAGGTCACGAGGCTTCATGTCGTCAGCGGCGCCTGACATAGCAGCGCTTCCATAC is part of the Cupriavidus necator genome and harbors:
- a CDS encoding GNAT family N-acetyltransferase, encoding MNLDGEMKVRAAKQGDLGWLLVLHSGGAFNRWIMRGPEDLQSLADEFSFKLAAQRKRQGVFVVVDVNGIGRGYGVLLLSLTGDSAHVEFGVDPRYQRKGIGGALLDEILRAGCRIGPKLKRVKAVCHQDNEGCIRLLRSRGFMSSAAPDIAALPYLSWHLIVDAGEIPACSPRFINGA